Part of the Syntrophales bacterium genome is shown below.
ATCCGCTCTAATACCCTGGTCTGGCTTGAAAAACCGGAAATCGGTCTGCCACCTTACAAAGGCCGGGGGTCCTATCCGCAAAAGGAAAAGCCGTTCACAGATCCCGTGCCTGTATCTGGAATTGCCAAAGATCCATCACTTTCCTGGCAAACGGTGAATATTGGCGAAGGGGCCAAAGGACCTATTATCGCTGAGATAGCTCGCCTGCGTGTGATCGAGCAAAGAGACAGCCTGCCTGGCAGGGAATGCTGGCTTTTCCTGCGAAAAAATGCGGACGGGGAGATCAAATATTCCCTTTGCAATGCCCCTCAAGATATGTTCATGGAAGAAATGGTTCAGATGTCCGCAAAGCGCTGGTCCATTGAGCAATTGTTTCAGGAAGGCA
Proteins encoded:
- a CDS encoding transposase, producing the protein MPVSGIAKDPSLSWQTVNIGEGAKGPIIAEIARLRVIEQRDSLPGRECWLFLRKNADGEIKYSLCNAPQDMFMEEMVQMSAKRWSIEQLFQEGKSYLGMADYEVRSYTGWHRHMTLVFLIMHFLLSVRLEFGSKKTS